A portion of the Magnolia sinica isolate HGM2019 chromosome 17, MsV1, whole genome shotgun sequence genome contains these proteins:
- the LOC131230537 gene encoding protein REDUCED WALL ACETYLATION 1-like, whose translation MYHYYAATEIYNAIRMFIAAYVWMTGFVNFSYYYVRKDFSIARFAQMMWRLNFLVAFCCIVLNNNYMLYYICLMHTLFTLMVYGALGILNKYNEIGLVIAAKIVACFLLVILIWEVPGVFELIWSPFTFLRWDDICLLSPNCKF comes from the exons ATGTACCACTACTATGCTGCAACAGAGATTTATAATGCAATCCGTATGTTCATTGCGGCATATGTGTGGATGACGGGATTTGTAAACTTCTCTTATTATTATGTCCGGAAGGATTTCAGCATTGCACGGTTTGCACAG ATGATGTGGCGGCTTAATTTCCTTGTGGCATTCTGCTGCATCGTGCTTAATAACAATTACATGCTATACTACATCTGCCTAATGCACACCCTTTTCACTCTCATGGTTTATGGTGCACTTGGAATTCTAAACAAATATAACGAGATAGGGTTGGTTATTGCTGCAAAAATCGTTGCCTGCTTTTTGTTGGTTATTCTGATTTGGGAAGTCCCTGGAGTATTTGAGTTGATTTGGAGTCCATTCACATTCCTTCGTTGGGATGATATATGCTTACTATCACCCAACTGTAAGTTTTGA